Proteins from a single region of Corynebacterium pseudogenitalium:
- a CDS encoding TerC family protein, which yields MSVPLWIWLLTAAIILGFFAFDFLTHVRQAHEPTIKESGFWTLFYMTMAAICGGAIWWEWDGEHGVQFFTGYITELALSVDNLFVFALIMGAFKIPRKYQQKVLLLGIVIALVCRLLFILLGAALIEAWSDVFYIFAAFLIYTAVKLVYDEATDAPETDPNDMAVVKALRKVVPVTSSYHGDKLWSKTKEGKTAATPLFVALLSIGFIDVMFAFDSIPAIYGITSEAYIVFTANAFALMGLRQMFFLLSGLLDRVVYLPYGLGVILGFIGIKLLLHALHENNLPFVNGGENVSVPEVGTVASLGFIVAVLVITVLCSLVKDRADIKAGRRDPNGPSWHIDYDDHGNRRKVDNQGHHIEWIDDPATSGKGDHTATGSRETDHLHVQRGRK from the coding sequence TTGAGTGTCCCCCTATGGATATGGCTGCTCACTGCAGCAATCATTCTGGGCTTTTTCGCCTTTGACTTTCTTACTCACGTTCGCCAGGCCCACGAGCCAACTATCAAAGAATCGGGCTTTTGGACGCTGTTCTACATGACGATGGCAGCGATCTGTGGCGGTGCGATCTGGTGGGAGTGGGACGGCGAGCACGGCGTCCAGTTCTTCACTGGCTACATCACTGAGCTTGCGCTGTCCGTGGACAACTTGTTCGTCTTTGCGCTGATCATGGGTGCGTTCAAGATTCCAAGGAAGTACCAGCAAAAGGTGCTGCTCTTGGGCATTGTTATCGCGTTGGTATGCCGCCTGCTGTTTATTCTGCTCGGCGCAGCACTTATCGAGGCGTGGAGCGACGTCTTCTACATCTTCGCAGCGTTCTTGATCTACACGGCTGTCAAACTCGTTTACGACGAGGCGACTGATGCACCTGAAACAGATCCGAACGATATGGCTGTCGTGAAGGCACTCCGTAAAGTCGTCCCTGTCACGAGCTCCTACCACGGTGACAAGCTGTGGTCGAAGACGAAGGAAGGTAAGACCGCAGCGACCCCGCTGTTCGTCGCACTGCTCTCCATCGGGTTTATCGACGTAATGTTTGCGTTTGATTCGATCCCAGCAATCTACGGTATTACCTCTGAGGCGTACATTGTGTTTACCGCGAATGCGTTCGCGCTCATGGGCCTTCGCCAGATGTTCTTCCTGCTTTCTGGCTTGTTGGACCGTGTGGTGTATCTGCCGTACGGGTTGGGCGTGATTCTTGGCTTTATCGGCATCAAACTGTTGCTTCACGCGCTACACGAGAACAACCTGCCGTTTGTCAATGGCGGTGAGAATGTGAGCGTACCGGAGGTTGGCACCGTTGCATCGCTCGGCTTCATTGTGGCAGTACTGGTGATTACCGTGCTGTGCTCCTTGGTGAAGGACCGAGCGGATATCAAGGCAGGGCGGCGGGACCCAAACGGTCCGAGCTGGCACATCGACTACGACGACCACGGGAACCGTCGCAAGGTCGATAACCAGGGCCACCACATCGAGTGGATTGATGACCCTGCAACGTCGGGCAAGG
- the dapA gene encoding 4-hydroxy-tetrahydrodipicolinate synthase: protein MGTSMKASIGADVFGTVCVAMVTPFDKHGELDVKAGRALAAHLVGNGIDALVLAGTTGESPTTTSEEKVALLKAVREEVGDSAKLIAGVGTNDTRKSVALAKEAAEAGADGLLVVTPYYSKPSQDGVFAHFREIASATSLPICLYDIPGRSAIPIASDTIAKLAELPTVVAMKDAKGDFFQAAPLIQSTGLAWYSGDDPLNLPWLAMGATGVISVVGHAAPQALRELITSFEEGDLVRAREINANVIDVLAHQQAILGGTTFAKAALRLQGIEVGEPRLPVVGATSEQVEVLREDLKKAGVL from the coding sequence ATGGGCACTTCTATGAAAGCTAGTATCGGTGCTGACGTTTTCGGCACAGTCTGCGTCGCAATGGTCACGCCGTTCGATAAGCATGGCGAGCTAGACGTTAAGGCAGGACGAGCATTAGCTGCCCACCTTGTCGGCAATGGCATTGATGCCCTCGTGCTTGCGGGCACGACGGGCGAATCGCCAACGACAACCAGTGAAGAGAAAGTCGCGTTACTGAAAGCGGTGCGTGAAGAAGTTGGCGATAGCGCCAAACTTATCGCCGGAGTAGGCACGAACGATACCCGAAAGTCCGTCGCATTGGCGAAGGAAGCTGCTGAGGCAGGGGCTGATGGCCTCTTGGTTGTCACGCCGTATTACTCGAAGCCGTCTCAAGACGGCGTGTTTGCGCACTTCCGGGAGATCGCGTCTGCAACTTCGTTGCCGATCTGCCTCTACGACATTCCAGGACGCTCTGCGATTCCGATTGCTTCGGACACCATTGCGAAGTTGGCGGAATTGCCAACCGTAGTTGCGATGAAGGACGCGAAAGGCGACTTCTTCCAGGCAGCACCGTTGATCCAATCAACAGGTCTGGCATGGTATTCGGGGGACGACCCTCTGAACCTGCCGTGGCTGGCCATGGGGGCAACCGGTGTGATCTCGGTTGTAGGCCACGCAGCACCGCAAGCATTGCGCGAGCTCATCACAAGCTTCGAGGAAGGCGACCTCGTCCGTGCGCGGGAAATTAACGCCAACGTCATCGATGTTCTCGCACATCAACAGGCGATTCTCGGTGGCACAACATTTGCAAAGGCTGCCCTGCGTCTGCAGGGCATTGAAGTAGGCGAACCACGCCTGCCAGTGGTCGGAGCGACCTCTGAGCAGGTAGAGGTTCTCAGAGAAGATTTGAAGAAGGCTGGAGTCCTTTAA
- a CDS encoding ribonuclease J gives MNEPRTRSRKVTRKAGPPEATEQKPVFQAPKQAAGTASNEDDKGSEKSQRDNKSRNSNGNGGNGRNRRRGRGRGNNGGGRRNPVKSMQGADLTKRLPAPPKAPKGTLRIYALGGISEIGRNMTVFEYNGRLLIVDCGVLFPNSGEPGVDLVLPDFGPIEKKLDKVEALVVTHGHEDHIGAIPWLLKLRPDIPIYSSRFTNALIAAKTKEHRQRPKLHEVNKDSSVNLGPFHVRFWHVNHSIPQCLGLSIKTGAGHVVMTGDVKVDQTPYDGMPTDLPALSRYGDEGVDLFMCDSTNATVPGISASEAGIEETLTRLVSQAKQRVVIASFASNVARVQMAVNAAVANGRKVAFNGRSMLRNMEIAEKMSLLKAPKNTIIPIEEAAKMAPHKVVLITTGTQGEPMAALSRMSRREHRQITIRDGDMIILSSSLIPGNEEAVFAAINNLAQIGATVVTNSEAHVHASGHGYAGELLFLYNAARPTCAMPVHGEWRHMRANKELAIATGVKPENTALAQNGVVVDMTKGKIKVVGQYQVGQLYVDGATMGDVDPDVLADRSSLASGGVVSITCVIDDRTSSLIEVPRVSTTGFSEDDRDFNKKVVERVQEVMGDLAAEGENDPYRMVQQLRRQLSRTIEQKYKREPVILPTVVPTAADIGPAEDADVQATRESL, from the coding sequence ATGAACGAACCCCGTACACGCTCACGCAAAGTGACGCGTAAAGCAGGGCCACCTGAGGCCACTGAACAGAAGCCGGTGTTTCAGGCACCGAAGCAGGCCGCAGGAACTGCAAGTAATGAAGATGACAAGGGCTCTGAGAAGTCACAGCGGGATAACAAGTCCCGGAACTCGAACGGAAATGGCGGTAACGGCAGGAATCGCCGCCGCGGCCGTGGACGCGGTAACAACGGCGGTGGCCGCCGTAACCCGGTGAAGTCGATGCAGGGCGCAGACTTGACGAAGCGCCTCCCGGCTCCTCCGAAGGCACCGAAGGGAACCCTGCGTATTTACGCCTTGGGTGGTATTTCCGAAATCGGTCGTAATATGACGGTGTTTGAATACAACGGACGCCTGCTCATCGTTGACTGTGGTGTGCTGTTCCCGAACTCCGGTGAACCAGGCGTTGATCTTGTGCTGCCTGACTTTGGTCCGATTGAAAAGAAGTTGGACAAGGTCGAGGCCCTGGTTGTCACTCATGGACATGAAGACCACATTGGCGCAATCCCGTGGCTGTTGAAGCTGCGCCCGGATATCCCGATTTACTCGTCGCGTTTCACCAATGCGCTGATTGCTGCGAAGACGAAGGAGCACCGTCAGCGTCCGAAGTTGCATGAGGTGAACAAGGATTCTTCCGTCAACTTGGGCCCATTCCACGTGCGTTTCTGGCACGTGAATCACTCCATTCCGCAGTGTCTCGGCCTGTCTATTAAGACCGGCGCGGGTCATGTTGTGATGACTGGTGATGTCAAGGTGGACCAGACTCCGTACGACGGAATGCCGACGGACCTGCCGGCGCTGTCGCGTTACGGTGACGAAGGCGTCGATCTGTTTATGTGTGACTCCACGAACGCTACGGTGCCGGGTATTTCTGCATCCGAGGCCGGTATCGAGGAGACACTGACGCGTTTGGTGAGCCAGGCGAAGCAGCGCGTTGTGATTGCTTCGTTTGCTTCCAACGTTGCTCGCGTCCAAATGGCAGTCAACGCGGCTGTAGCGAATGGTCGCAAGGTTGCCTTCAACGGCCGCTCCATGTTGAGAAATATGGAAATCGCCGAGAAGATGAGCCTGCTGAAGGCTCCGAAGAACACGATTATCCCTATCGAAGAAGCTGCCAAGATGGCGCCGCATAAGGTTGTGCTGATCACAACGGGTACGCAGGGCGAGCCGATGGCTGCGCTTTCGCGTATGTCGCGCCGTGAACACCGCCAGATCACCATCCGCGACGGTGACATGATCATCCTGTCGTCTTCCCTGATCCCAGGTAATGAGGAAGCTGTGTTCGCGGCGATCAACAACCTCGCACAAATCGGTGCGACTGTGGTGACGAACTCCGAAGCTCATGTCCACGCTTCTGGCCACGGCTACGCCGGTGAGCTTCTCTTCCTGTACAACGCAGCACGCCCGACTTGCGCTATGCCTGTGCACGGTGAGTGGCGCCACATGCGCGCGAACAAGGAGCTCGCTATTGCGACCGGTGTGAAGCCGGAGAATACCGCACTTGCTCAAAATGGTGTTGTGGTTGACATGACGAAGGGCAAGATCAAGGTTGTTGGCCAGTACCAGGTCGGACAGCTTTATGTTGATGGCGCGACGATGGGCGACGTAGACCCGGACGTGCTGGCAGACCGCAGCTCGCTTGCCTCAGGTGGCGTTGTCTCGATTACCTGCGTGATCGACGACCGCACGAGTAGCCTCATTGAGGTACCGCGCGTCTCCACCACTGGTTTCTCTGAAGACGACCGTGACTTCAATAAGAAGGTCGTCGAGCGTGTCCAGGAAGTTATGGGTGATTTGGCTGCAGAAGGGGAGAATGACCCGTACCGCATGGTGCAGCAGCTTCGTCGTCAGCTCTCGCGAACGATTGAGCAGAAGTACAAGCGTGAGCCAGTCATTCTTCCAACCGTGGTTCCAACCGCGGCGGATATTGGACCGGCAGAAGACGCTGATGTTCAAGCAACACGAGAGTCGCTTTAA
- the thyX gene encoding FAD-dependent thymidylate synthase — protein sequence MAASTFEPPAGLGWWPSSGAATADAVVEFAGRASYDSFGDNESHTSSTDAFLHHIIDAGNLSLLEHASVTLYIQGISMATSHEILRHRDFSVSELSQYSLPEEQRGVVVPSVVQRDEQLQRFFEHAIEDAAFVHDELHNAVEASLTDEKNVLLRKQQVREAAMALAPAARETRLVVSGNLRTWRNFVATRAAEHSGEELRAVAVRCLELLSECAPVLFEDFVVTTLPDGTKKATTQYKT from the coding sequence GTGGCAGCATCAACGTTCGAACCGCCAGCCGGATTGGGCTGGTGGCCTTCATCTGGTGCAGCGACGGCGGATGCTGTCGTCGAATTTGCAGGCAGGGCAAGCTATGACTCCTTCGGCGACAATGAGTCTCACACTTCGAGCACGGACGCCTTCCTGCATCACATCATTGATGCCGGCAACCTCTCGCTGCTCGAGCATGCAAGCGTGACGCTGTATATTCAGGGAATCTCAATGGCCACCAGCCATGAGATATTGCGACACCGAGACTTTTCAGTCAGCGAGCTTTCACAGTACTCCTTACCTGAAGAGCAAAGAGGAGTCGTGGTTCCTAGCGTTGTGCAGCGGGACGAGCAACTTCAACGGTTTTTCGAGCACGCGATTGAAGACGCTGCGTTTGTGCACGACGAATTGCATAACGCGGTGGAAGCAAGTCTGACGGATGAGAAGAATGTGTTACTGCGCAAGCAACAGGTACGCGAGGCAGCTATGGCACTTGCTCCGGCTGCGAGAGAAACCCGACTTGTTGTCAGCGGCAACCTCCGGACTTGGCGGAATTTTGTTGCGACCAGGGCAGCTGAGCACAGTGGGGAGGAACTACGAGCAGTCGCCGTGAGGTGTCTGGAACTTTTGAGTGAGTGCGCACCCGTCTTGTTCGAGGACTTCGTTGTCACAACGCTGCCGGACGGGACTAAGAAGGCAACAACCCAGTACAAAACGTAG
- a CDS encoding TIGR03085 family metal-binding protein — protein sequence MSFAKTERNQLAELLLEVGPEAPTLCEGWNTRDLATHLYIRERRPLAAIGIFVKRARKFLEAEEARLASWSYEDLVRLWAIGPPSLFKPSDDTLNTAEHFIHHEDVRRGRGKVEPRQFSAVTNKELLKLAKRFGSVTLKGVAVPVILTPPDLPPAVIGEGVGVSKQGDNVVRVYGEPGELLLWAAGRSAVEVDVTGAVEALAGVDIKL from the coding sequence ATGTCATTTGCAAAGACTGAACGAAATCAACTCGCTGAACTGTTACTCGAAGTCGGGCCTGAAGCACCGACGCTGTGCGAGGGCTGGAACACTCGCGATTTGGCGACGCACCTCTATATCCGTGAACGAAGGCCATTAGCTGCCATCGGAATATTCGTAAAGCGAGCGAGGAAGTTTTTGGAGGCGGAGGAAGCCCGACTTGCATCATGGTCGTACGAGGATCTTGTGCGTCTCTGGGCCATCGGTCCGCCTTCGCTTTTCAAGCCGAGTGACGACACGTTAAATACAGCCGAGCACTTTATTCACCACGAAGACGTTCGTCGAGGTAGAGGTAAGGTCGAGCCTCGGCAGTTTAGTGCCGTCACCAACAAAGAACTTTTGAAGCTTGCGAAGCGGTTTGGTTCAGTCACGCTGAAAGGTGTTGCGGTACCTGTGATTTTGACGCCCCCGGACTTGCCTCCTGCGGTCATTGGCGAAGGCGTCGGCGTTTCAAAGCAGGGCGATAACGTCGTCCGCGTATATGGCGAACCCGGGGAACTATTGTTGTGGGCCGCCGGTCGCAGCGCGGTCGAAGTGGATGTAACCGGTGCGGTTGAAGCTCTTGCTGGAGTAGATATCAAGTTGTAG
- a CDS encoding DNA translocase FtsK gives MPDANGYDDEDDNFDFLDDGPSAEAPQREEHSRKSSRSLGISRGNVDAYGLVLIGLAAILGASVWMDIAGPIGNVIAQGVHWAIGAGALLLPVILVCIAIALMLNVKAEPAVRARVASGLLIIGIAMLGMIHVFAGNPADWESRKIAGGVVGTFTGGLLAAGFSSYVAVPLLGLVIVYGALRTTGITVREAYDFFTAWLSSVFQRPETDDESDPYSDVGRDIDAIAEGCPRTSAKRSRVEPESRSPRTGLSPRTAAKKPRVSGFSSFSEKLRKASTPLDNYPAKPASAPQTSGDETEVIDFGEDFDTQEGSDATAVIERPATKAASKRQPAQPEETKILPRPTLEEAQRDAVDQSRDAVRQAVVARSGKDPSTTPPEAPKDGHAKKIDRNSTYVVPTTDLLLAGQAPKTRTEANDRMIEAITEVFEEFKVNAMVTGFSRGPTVTRYEVELGPGVKVSKITNLQSNLAYAVATDNVRLLTPIPGKSAVGIEVPNQDREMVRLRDVLEAPNVAADDDPMLIGLGKDIEGDFIASSVQKMPHLLVAGSTGSGKSAFVNSMLVSLLTRATPEEVRLILIDPKMVELTPYEGIPHLITPIITQPKKASAALQWLVEEMEQRYMDMKTARVRHIKDFNKKVKSGEITAPAGSQREMRPYPFIVCVVDELADLMMTAPKEIEDSIVRITQKARAAGIHLVLATQRPSVDVVTGLIKTNVPSRLAFATSSLTDSRVILDQGGAEKLIGMGDGLFIPQGAGKPQRMQGAFVSDAEIQAVVDAAKSQDEPQYVEGVTEEKESEKKVIDDDIGKDLDDLLEAVELVVTAQLGSTSMLQRKLRIGFAKAGRLMDLMESRGIVGPSEGSKAREVLVKPEELETILWMLKGADPADAPKDVDAQLGDDATADEDDVKTVEATYNPTGGAV, from the coding sequence GTGCCCGACGCAAACGGATACGATGACGAGGACGACAACTTCGATTTTCTTGACGACGGCCCCTCTGCTGAGGCGCCGCAACGTGAAGAGCACTCACGAAAGTCCAGTCGCTCGTTGGGCATCTCGCGTGGCAACGTTGACGCGTACGGTTTAGTGCTCATTGGCCTTGCCGCGATCCTGGGCGCCTCCGTGTGGATGGATATCGCTGGCCCGATAGGCAACGTCATTGCGCAGGGTGTTCACTGGGCAATTGGTGCTGGTGCGCTCCTGCTTCCTGTGATTTTGGTCTGCATCGCTATCGCTCTCATGCTGAACGTGAAGGCAGAACCGGCAGTACGTGCCAGGGTGGCGTCGGGCCTGTTGATTATTGGTATTGCGATGCTTGGCATGATTCATGTCTTCGCTGGCAACCCTGCCGATTGGGAATCTCGCAAGATCGCCGGTGGGGTAGTGGGCACGTTCACCGGTGGCTTGCTCGCCGCTGGATTCTCCTCATATGTGGCAGTTCCGCTGCTGGGACTTGTCATTGTTTATGGTGCGCTTCGTACAACCGGTATTACTGTGCGTGAGGCGTATGATTTTTTCACTGCGTGGCTTAGCTCGGTATTCCAGCGGCCCGAGACTGACGATGAGTCGGATCCTTACAGTGATGTAGGCCGGGACATTGACGCTATCGCAGAGGGGTGCCCGCGCACGTCGGCAAAGCGCTCGCGGGTTGAGCCTGAATCGAGGAGCCCACGTACCGGTCTTTCTCCACGTACAGCGGCAAAGAAACCAAGGGTTTCTGGGTTTTCGTCTTTCTCGGAGAAGTTGCGAAAGGCCTCCACGCCACTGGATAACTACCCGGCGAAGCCAGCATCAGCGCCTCAAACATCGGGTGATGAGACAGAGGTTATCGATTTCGGTGAAGACTTCGACACGCAGGAAGGCAGCGACGCCACTGCGGTCATTGAACGTCCTGCGACGAAGGCGGCGTCGAAACGTCAGCCTGCGCAACCCGAGGAGACGAAGATTCTGCCTCGACCTACGCTCGAGGAGGCTCAAAGGGATGCCGTCGATCAGTCGCGAGACGCAGTTCGCCAGGCGGTCGTAGCGCGTTCAGGGAAGGACCCAAGCACAACTCCACCTGAGGCGCCGAAGGATGGCCACGCGAAGAAGATCGACAGGAATTCCACCTACGTCGTTCCAACAACCGATTTGCTGCTCGCTGGCCAAGCGCCGAAGACACGCACCGAAGCTAACGATCGCATGATCGAAGCCATCACAGAGGTCTTCGAGGAGTTCAAGGTCAATGCTATGGTGACGGGCTTCTCCCGTGGTCCGACCGTGACCCGCTACGAAGTAGAGCTTGGGCCCGGCGTCAAGGTGTCGAAGATTACCAACTTGCAGTCCAATCTTGCCTATGCAGTCGCGACCGATAACGTTCGTTTGTTGACGCCAATTCCCGGCAAATCTGCCGTCGGCATTGAGGTGCCGAATCAGGACCGTGAGATGGTTCGTCTGCGCGATGTCCTCGAAGCGCCGAATGTTGCTGCGGACGATGACCCTATGCTCATCGGCTTAGGCAAGGACATCGAGGGCGACTTTATTGCATCTTCGGTGCAGAAGATGCCGCACTTGCTTGTTGCGGGTTCTACGGGCTCCGGTAAGTCGGCGTTCGTGAACTCGATGTTGGTTTCCTTGCTGACGCGCGCAACACCTGAAGAAGTACGCCTGATCCTCATCGACCCAAAGATGGTGGAGCTCACTCCGTACGAGGGGATTCCACATCTGATCACGCCAATTATCACGCAGCCGAAGAAGGCATCAGCGGCACTGCAGTGGCTGGTGGAGGAGATGGAGCAGCGGTACATGGACATGAAGACCGCTCGTGTCCGCCACATCAAGGACTTCAACAAGAAGGTGAAGAGCGGTGAAATCACTGCTCCTGCAGGCTCTCAGCGCGAGATGCGACCCTACCCGTTCATCGTCTGTGTCGTCGACGAGCTTGCCGACCTCATGATGACCGCGCCGAAGGAGATCGAGGACTCGATCGTCCGCATTACGCAGAAGGCCCGCGCAGCAGGTATCCACCTTGTCTTGGCTACGCAGCGACCTTCGGTGGACGTCGTCACGGGCTTGATCAAGACGAACGTGCCGTCCAGGCTCGCGTTTGCAACATCCTCGCTTACTGACTCACGCGTCATCCTCGACCAGGGTGGCGCGGAGAAGCTCATTGGCATGGGCGACGGTCTCTTCATCCCGCAGGGCGCCGGCAAGCCGCAACGCATGCAAGGTGCGTTTGTGTCTGACGCTGAAATCCAAGCCGTCGTGGACGCTGCCAAGAGCCAGGACGAACCACAGTACGTCGAGGGCGTTACGGAAGAGAAGGAGTCCGAGAAGAAAGTTATCGACGACGACATCGGCAAGGACCTGGACGACTTGCTGGAAGCCGTTGAACTCGTTGTTACGGCGCAGCTCGGATCGACCTCCATGCTGCAGCGCAAGCTGCGTATCGGTTTTGCAAAGGCCGGCCGACTGATGGATTTGATGGAGTCCCGTGGCATCGTTGGGCCATCGGAAGGCTCCAAGGCCCGTGAAGTGCTGGTGAAGCCAGAAGAGCTCGAGACCATTCTTTGGATGCTCAAGGGTGCGGATCCCGCGGACGCACCGAAGGACGTCGACGCGCAACTTGGTGATGACGCCACTGCAGATGAAGATGACGTGAAGACGGTCGAAGCAACCTACAATCCCACCGGTGGAGCCGTATAA
- a CDS encoding AMIN-like domain-containing (lipo)protein: protein MKRSLILPGVLTVAALLTACGTGSEVTEPSTATASTESATATTTQDASATESTVSAAASPAAPVALNAFAPPEGAPELTLQDVRVGSHETYDRVVFEFSGNGLPGYRIQYTDKALQQASGHELAVTGNNILEVLIDGTPMDRLPSNPDLISAGPYQLATGNVAGITNGGTFENQSQFFIGLDRQRSFEATVLESPTRLVIDVHR from the coding sequence ATGAAGAGAAGCTTGATCCTCCCCGGTGTCCTCACCGTGGCTGCACTGCTCACCGCGTGCGGCACGGGCTCCGAAGTGACAGAGCCGTCCACAGCAACCGCGTCCACTGAAAGCGCTACAGCTACCACTACGCAAGACGCATCTGCTACGGAGTCAACGGTGTCGGCTGCCGCATCTCCCGCAGCCCCAGTCGCTCTCAACGCTTTCGCTCCGCCCGAAGGTGCCCCTGAGCTAACGCTCCAGGATGTTCGAGTCGGTAGCCATGAGACTTATGACCGCGTCGTCTTCGAGTTCTCAGGCAATGGCCTACCTGGATACCGAATTCAGTACACCGATAAGGCACTCCAGCAGGCCTCCGGCCACGAGCTCGCGGTCACCGGTAACAATATCTTGGAGGTGCTCATCGACGGCACACCGATGGATCGACTCCCGAGCAACCCTGACCTTATCTCCGCTGGCCCATATCAGCTGGCAACCGGCAACGTCGCTGGGATCACCAACGGCGGCACGTTTGAGAACCAGTCGCAGTTCTTCATCGGACTCGACCGGCAGCGTTCGTTTGAGGCCACGGTGTTGGAAAGTCCAACACGGCTAGTTATTGACGTCCACCGTTAG
- the dapB gene encoding 4-hydroxy-tetrahydrodipicolinate reductase, with amino-acid sequence MSIKVGVLGAHGRVGTAVVAGVRAADDLELVAEIDKDDSLDKLLDAGAEVIVDFTTPDSVMGNLEFCIKHGIYCVVGTTGFDDDRYDQVRSWCAASQGTGVLIAPNFAISAVLTMSFARQAAKFFESAEVVEYHHPNKLDAPSGTAVKTAQGIAEARKAAGMQPCPDATVQELDGARGTDIDGVRVHAVRMTGMVAHEEVIFGTVDQSLTIRQDSYGRDSFVPGVLLGVRNVMDHPGLTIGLDKFLGL; translated from the coding sequence ATGTCAATCAAAGTCGGTGTATTAGGGGCGCATGGGCGCGTTGGTACCGCAGTTGTAGCGGGCGTGCGCGCTGCTGATGATCTTGAACTTGTCGCCGAAATTGATAAAGACGACAGCTTAGACAAACTTCTGGACGCTGGCGCCGAAGTTATCGTTGACTTCACCACTCCTGACTCCGTTATGGGCAACCTCGAATTCTGCATCAAGCACGGTATCTACTGTGTTGTCGGTACAACAGGCTTTGACGACGATCGCTACGACCAAGTACGCAGCTGGTGTGCTGCTTCGCAGGGCACTGGCGTTCTCATTGCGCCTAACTTCGCCATCTCAGCTGTATTGACGATGTCCTTTGCTCGCCAGGCGGCCAAGTTCTTCGAGTCAGCCGAGGTAGTTGAGTACCACCATCCGAACAAGCTGGATGCACCGTCCGGCACTGCGGTAAAGACAGCGCAAGGGATTGCAGAGGCCCGAAAGGCCGCCGGAATGCAACCTTGTCCGGATGCCACTGTGCAGGAACTCGATGGAGCGCGCGGCACAGATATCGATGGTGTCCGAGTCCACGCTGTGCGTATGACCGGAATGGTTGCGCATGAGGAAGTTATCTTCGGCACCGTCGATCAGTCGTTGACTATCCGCCAAGATTCCTATGGGCGTGATTCGTTCGTACCGGGTGTATTGCTCGGCGTACGAAACGTCATGGATCATCCAGGCCTCACGATTGGCCTTGACAAGTTCCTCGGGCTGTAA